A single window of Nicotiana sylvestris chromosome 5, ASM39365v2, whole genome shotgun sequence DNA harbors:
- the LOC104238557 gene encoding putative GPI-anchored protein pfl2: MNGSFRAEESAMRQLQQQMGSFRNSVMKEKEEELALFLEMRRREKDRNDLLLFQNGDEFDAQLGSNAGGSPLFNIGSATTVRKNGADDFLNAENDKNDYEWLLTPPSTPLFPSLEMESEKSMMSQLGTAKARPTALKSRLANPQPEPSGRSILASRQPASTHGLNTSTSGLRRPSSSGGSRPSTPTGRPTLSAISALTSASRRTSTAASKSMTSTVTSRTMSTTTASRPSRSSTPTSRATLPSTKSTVPPRSSTPTARSSARSSIPTTRASSTPTTRASVPGSRSTSRAATPTRRPTSVSSTANATAPPVKSPSSATTATTTARNPGASRASSPTVKPRPWKPSDIPGFSLDAPPNLRTSLSDRPISATRGRPGAPNVRSSSIEPVTNGRIRRQSCSPARGRPPNGVVRSSGSSVPIPAMSRLHAKANDNVSPGLIGTKMVERVVNMRKLAPPAKHDNKYSPRSNLSANSPSPDSSGFGRTLSKKSLDMAMRHMDIRRSIPGNLRPSMTNIPASSMYSVRSGPNRSRTVSVSDSPLHTSSNASSEVSINNNAVCVDGSEADDAISSDKGVRSPASMRGR, encoded by the exons ATGAATGGAAGTTTTAGGGCAGAGGAATCGGCAATGAGGCAGTTACAACAGCAAATGGGAAGTTTTAGGAATTCAGTAATGAAGGAGAAGGAAGAGGAGTTAGCTTTGTTTCTCGAAATGCGTAGAAGGGAAAAGGATAGAaatgatcttcttctttttcaaaacGGCGACGAATTTGATGCTCAGCTTG GATCAAATGCAGGCGGTTCACCTTTATTTAACATTGGATCAGCCACAACTGTTAGGAAGAATGGTGCTGATGATTTCCTCAATGCTGAGAATGATAAAAATGACTATGAATG GCTTCTAACACCTCCCAGTActcctctttttccttcacttgagATGGAGTCGGAAAAATCAATGATGAGTCAGCTGGGAACAGCTAAAGCTCGTCCAACTGCATTAAAATCTAGA TTAGCAAATCCCCAGCCTGAGCCCTCTGGTAGAAGCATTTTAGCATCTAGACAGCCTGCTTCCACTCATGGATTAAATACTTCAACTTCAGGACTTCGAAGACCATCTTCATCAGGTGGATCAAGACCTTCAACTCCAACAGGACGACCCACATTAAGCGCAATATCTGCTTTGACATCAGCATCTAGACGCACATCTACTgcagcatcaaaatcaatgacatCCACTGTAACCTCTAGAACAATGTCTACCACAACCGCATCTCGGCCATCAAGGTCTTCAACCCCAACTTCTCGTGCCACCTTGCCTTCTACTAAATCCACAGTTCCTCCAAGATCTTCAACACCTACTGCCAGGTCTAGTGCAAGGTCCTCTATTCCAACAACCAGAGCCTCCTCAACGCCCACAACCAGGGCCTCTGTTCCTGGATCAAGGTCCACATCAAGGGCAGCAACTCCAACTCGGCGGCCTACTTCAGTTTCAAGTACAGCTAATGCTACTGCTCCTCCTGTTAAATCCCCGTCATCAGCTACCACAGCTACCACTACGGCAAGAAATCCTGGAGCCTCACGTGCTAGTTCTCCAACTGTAAAGCCCAGACCATGGAAGCCTTCAGACATTCCAGGGTTCTCCCTTGATGCTCCACCCAATTTACGGACATCACTATCTGACAGGCCAATTTCAGCTACAAGGGGTAGACCTGGAGCACCAAATGTTAGATCTTCATCCATCGAGCCAGTTACAAATGGAAGGATTAGACGACAATCTTGCTCTCCAGCGAGAGGACGTCCTCCTAATGGTGTTGTGCGTAGCAGTGGAAGCTCTGTTCCGATCCCAGCTATGAGTCGATTACATGCTAAAGCTAATGATAATGTAAGCCCTGGTCTGATTGGAACTAAGATGGTTGAAAGGGTAGTAAATATGCGGAAGCTGGCACCTCCTGCAAAGCATGATAACAAATATTCTCCCCGTAGTAACTTATCTGCAAACTCTCCATCACCTGACAGCTCGGGTTTTGGAAGGACATTGTCAAAGAAATCCTTGGATATGGCTATGAGGCATATG GATATAAGGCGAAGCATCCCAGGTAACCTGCGTCCATCGATGACTAACATTCCAGCATCCTCTATGTACAGTGTGAGATCAGGACCTAACAGAAGCAGGACAGTGAGTGTATCCGACTCCCCACTTCATACGAGTAGTAATGCTAGTTCTGAAGTGAGTATCAATAACAATGCGGTGTGTGTTGATGGGAGTGAAGCTGATGATGCTATTAGCAGCGATAAAGGTGTTCGGTCTCCTGCCAGTATGCGTGGAAGGTGA
- the LOC104238573 gene encoding pleckstrin homology domain-containing protein 1, with protein MASLWRAAMGSWTQSNDDYDGVEFWTNPERTGWLTKQGEYIKTWRRRWFVLKQGKLFWFKEANITRGSKSRGVIPVANCLTVKGAEDVLNKQFAFELSTRSDTMYFIADSEKEKEDWINSIGRCIVQHSRSVTHDEILDYDSRK; from the coding sequence ATGGCCAGTCTATGGCGAGCAGCAATGGGAAGCTGGACTCAGTCGAACGACGACTACGACGGAGTCGAGTTCTGGACGAACCCAGAGCGAACCGGCTGGCTCACTAAACAAGGCGAGTACATAAAAACGTGGCGTCGCCGGTGGTTCGTGTTGAAACAAGGAAAACTCTTCTGGTTCAAGGAAGCGAACATCACGCGCGGATCGAAATCACGTGGTGTGATTCCAGTGGCTAATTGCCTCACAGTTAAAGGAGCTGAAGATGTTTTAAACAAACAGTTTGCTTTCGAGCTTTCTACTCGCTCTGATACTATGTATTTTATTGCTGATTCGGAGAAAGAGAAGGAGGATTGGATCAATTCGATCGGACGGTGCATAGTGCAGCACTCTAGGTCTGTTACTCATGATGAAATTCTGGACTATGATAGCCGGAAATAA
- the LOC104238581 gene encoding small ribosomal subunit protein bTHXc-like produces the protein MASSLLGAVPMAFFPNLSFSRSLSISGASVSATSSASVSLDVTFANLPLIYCGRGDKKTAKGKRFNHSFGNARPRNKKKGRGPPRVAAPPAAPKRDPFDDGQVVKIEIVES, from the exons ATGGCGTCGTCGTTACTTGGAGCAGTTCCTATGGCTTTCTTTCCTAATCTATCTTTCTCTCGTTCTCTTTCCATATCCGGCGCCTCAGTTTCAGCAACTTCTTCAGCATCAGTATCTTTAGATGTCACCTTTGCAAATCTTCCATTGA TTTACTGTGGCAGAGGCGACAAGAAAACTGCAAAAGGCAAGCGTTTTAATCACTCCTTTGGGAAT GCAAGGCCAAGGAATAAGAAGAAGGGAAGAGGGCCACCTAGGGTTGCAGCACCACCAGCAGCTCCAAAAAGAGATCCATTTGATGATGGACAAGTCGTTAAAATTGAGATTGTTGAGTCCTAA
- the LOC104238592 gene encoding uncharacterized protein, whose amino-acid sequence MLGIKPEPPYWPEREAILWLSIEQKAKSFGLPLSLRMIKKKHQYLPVKRYSFCSMKKAFSSFVFIIVELQTYALQMRESVCNEDLEMIIGEVQREMYASFIWLFRQVFCRTPVLMIYVMILLANFSVYSTSHNVAIAMPQMEIAYDHVNTVETRDLSNSSTLFKYPHISQELSRFEDQELRNDEEIELWNSIEDEALNMRGLRDVGLDHEVMLRFFSPLSVEIDQDNSVEYFKTDLLYQMALSHEPYNTLLLCNYAQFLQVTARDYNRAEECFKHAVQVEPPDAEVLCQYANFLWTVRKNLWEAEERYQQAVAAEPRNPYYASTYANFLWSTGGEETCFLPSITPFNDRMGKEV is encoded by the exons ATGCTTGGTATTAAACCAGAACCACCATATTGGCCAGAAAGAGAGGCTATTTTATGGTTAAGTATTGAACAAAAGGCCAAGAGTTTTGGACTTCCTTTATCACTTAGAATGATAAAAAAGAAACATCAGtatttacccgtaaaacggtacagttTTTGCTCAATGAAAAAAGCATTTTCCTCATTTGTTTTCATAATTGTGGAGTTGCAAACTTATGCATTGCAAATGAGAGAATCAGTATGCAATGAAGATTTGGAGATGATTATTGGTGAAGTACAGAGAGAAATGTATGCATCATTTATTTGGCTTTTTCGACAAGTATTTTGTCGTACGCCTGTGTTAATGATCTATGTTATGATCCTTTTGGCCAATTTTAGTGTATACTCTACATCTCACAATGTTGCTATTGCAATGCCACAAATGGAAATAGCCTATGATCATGTCAATACAGTAGAAACAAGGGATTTGAGTAATTCGTCGACACTCTTCAAATATCCTCATATTTCTCAAGAATTGTCAAGATTTGAAGATCAAGAACTGAGGAACGATGAAGAGATAGAATTGTGGAACTCGATAGAGGATGAAGCCTTAAATATGAGAGGTTTAAGGGATGTTGGGCTTGATCATGAAGTCATGTTAAGATTTTTTTCGCCATTATCTGTGGAGATTGATCAAGATAACAGTGTTGAGTATTTTAAGACAGATCTTCTTTACCAGATGGCGCTGTCTCACGAGCCTTATAACACGCTTCTACTATGCAATTATGCACAGTTTCTGCAAGTTACTGCTCGAGACTATAATAG GGCTGAAGAGTGCTTCAAACACGCAGTTCAAGTGGAACCACCAGACGCAGAGGTCCTATGTCAGTACGCGAACTTCTTGTGGACAGTTAGGAAGAACTTATGGGAAGCAGAAGAAAGATACCAACAGGCCGTGGCAGCCGAGCCTAGGAATCCTTATTATGCATCTACATATGCCAATTTCTTGTGGAGCACTGGTGGTGAAGAGACCTGTTTCCTTCCAAGTATAACCCCCTTCAATGACAGAATGGGAAAAGAAGTTTAA
- the LOC104238606 gene encoding alternative NAD(P)H-ubiquinone oxidoreductase C1, chloroplastic/mitochondrial — MECALACSASATIALVRCRQMRWGKTRSPKLPMIWSSSWCSGSSKRNRSLRTVALSATAGFGSTMEAPAAADAPRLNYIWPDNKRPRVCIVGGGFGGLYTALRLESLVWPDGKKPQVVLIDQSERFVFKPMLYELLSGEVETWEIAPQFSDLLANTDVRFLKDRVKCLYPCDHLGTNAPTAGTVHLESGLLIEYDWLVLAIGAEAKLDIVPGAADYALPFYTLDDALRVDKKLKELERKNFGKDSAVRVAVVGCGYGGVELAATISERLKEKGIVQAINVEKTVLPNAPAGNREAALKVLLSRKVQLLLGYFVRCIKKEVESQTSDAESKSMDSAADHSESIILELQPAERGLEGQIITADIVLWTIGSKPLLPELEPSDKPYDIPLNARGQAETDETLRVKGHPRIFAVGDSSALRDENGKVLPATAQVAFQQADFAGWNLWAAINDRPLLPFRYQNLGEMMTLGRHDAAVSPSFTDGLTLEGFVGHTARKVAYLIRLPTDQHRVKVGISWLLKSTVDSVATVQTMLAKAQSGS, encoded by the coding sequence ATGGAGTGTGCTCTTGCATGTTCTGCTTCAGCGACAATTGCACTAGTCCGCTGCCGCCAAATGCGATGGGGAAAGACACGTTCACCTAAGTTACCCATGATTTGGAGCAGTTCGTGGTGTTCTGGTAGCTCAAAGAGGAATAGATCACTGCGCACTGTTGCCTTGAGCGCCACCGCAGGATTCGGAAGTACCATGGAAGCTCCTGCTGCAGCTGATGCTCCACGTCTTAATTATATTTGGCCTGATAACAAGCGGCCAAGGGTCTGCATAGTAGGTGGTGGATTTGGAGGTCTTTATACAGCATTGAGGTTAGAATCACTTGTTTGGCCTGATGGCAAGAAACCACAGGTAGTCCTCATAGACCAGTCAGAACGTTTCGTTTTTAAGCCAATGTTGTATGAACTTCTCTCTGGAGAAGTTGAGACATGGGAAATTGCTCCACAGTTCTCAGACTTGCTTGCCAATACAGATGTGCGGTTCCTCAAAGACAGGGTAAAATGCCTATATCCATGTGACCATTTAGGAACTAATGCACCTACAGCAGGGACTGTTCATCTCGAAAGCGGTCTCCTAATAGAATATGACTGGTTGGTCCTTGCTATAGGAGCTGAGGCCAAACTTGATATCGTACCAGGTGCCGCAGACTATGCCTTGCCATTTTATACCCTAGATGATGCTCTTAGGGTTGATAAAAAGCTAAAGGAATTAGAGCGCAAGAACTTTGGTAAGGACTCTGCAGTACGAGTAGCAGTGGTTGGATGTGGTTATGGTGGAGTTGAGTTAGCTGCCACGATATCAGAAAGGTTGAAAGAAAAGGGTATTGTACAAGCAATTAATGTTGAAAAGACAGTCTTGCCAAATGCTCCGGCAGGAAATAGGGAAGCAGCACTAAAAGTACTTTTGTCTAGGAAAGTTCAACTTCTACTTGGTTATTTTGTCCGATGCATAAAAAAGGAAGTTGAGTCTCAGACCTCTGATGCTGAATCTAAGAGCATGGACTCAGCAGCTGATCATTCTGAAAGCATAATACTTGAATTGCAGCCTGCTGAAAGGGGCTTAGAGGGTCAGATCATAACGGCAGATATAGTTTTATGGACTATTGGATCTAAGCCACTACTTCCTGAGTTGGAACCTAGTGATAAACCTTACGACATTCCTCTGAACGCTAGGGGACAAGCAGAAACTGATGAAACTCTTCGTGTCAAGGGTCATCCTCGTATATTTGCTGTTGGTGACTCTTCTGCTTTAAGGGACGAAAATGGGAAGGTGCTACCGGCTACTGCACAAGTTGCTTTCCAGCAAGCAGATTTTGCTGGTTGGAATTTGTGGGCCGCAATTAATGACCGTCCACTGTTGCCTTTTAGGTATCAAAATTTAGGTGAGATGATGACTCTTGGCAGGCATGACGCTGCTGTTTCACCAAGCTTCACCGATGGGCTGACCTTAGAAGGTTTTGTTGGTCATACTGCAAGAAAAGTAGCCTATTTGATCAGATTACCAACTGATCAGCACCGCGTGAAAGTAGGAATCAGTTGGTTACTGAAGTCCACTGTGGATTCGGTTGCAACAGTACAGACAATGCTCGCGAAAGCTCAATCAGGATCTTAG